The following are encoded together in the Tursiops truncatus isolate mTurTru1 chromosome 10, mTurTru1.mat.Y, whole genome shotgun sequence genome:
- the LOC117313919 gene encoding cathelicidin-4-like produces the protein MLLSNPAYDTPHGPQERPRCCQGDGETISSPSTGGFPLPLPNNPVRQQQGLRQVQLTAGEEISDGAGQEDAWLGHCIRPRRGIKEGPACWEEADLGTMETQRASLALGRWSLWLLLLGLVVPSASAQTLSYREAVLHAVDQLNERSSEANLYRLLELDLPPKADQDLDTPKPVSFTVKETVCLRTTQQPPEQCDFKENGLVKQCVGTVTLDQSKDQFDIKCNELQSVRRIRFRPPYLPRPGRRPRFPPPFPIPRIPRIP, from the exons ATGCTCTTGAGCAACCCTGCCTATGACACTCCCCATGGGCCCCAGGAGAGGCCAAGATGTTGTCAGGGAGATGGAGAAACCATTTCTTCACCTTCCACAGGAGGCTTCCCGCTCCCACTGCCCAACAACCCCGTGAGGCAACAGCAGGGGCTGAGGCAAGTCCAGCTCACAGCCGGGGAGGAGATCAGTGATGGGGCAGGTCAGGAAGACGCGTGGTTGGGCCATTGCATCAGGCCCAGGAGGGGCATAAAGGAGGGTCCTGCGTGCTGGGAGGAGGCCGACTTGGGGACCATGGAGACTCAGAGGGCCAGCCTCGCCCTGGGGCGGTGGTCACTGTGGCTACTGCTGCTGGGACTAGTGGTGCCCTCGGCCAGTGCCCAGACCCTCAGCTACAGGGAAGCTGTGCTTCATGCTGTGGATCAGCTCAACGAGCGGTCCTCAGAAGCTAATCTCTACCGCCtcctggagctggacctgcctCCCAAGGCC GATCAGGACCTGGACACCCCGAAGCCTGTGAGCTTCACGGTGAAGGAGACCGTGTGCCTCAGGACGACCCAGCAGCCCCCGGAGCAGTGTGACTTCAAGGAGaatggg CTGGTGAAACAGTGTGTGGGGACAGTCACCCTGGACCAGTCCAAGGACCAATTTGACATAAAGTGTAATGAG CTTCAGAGTGTCAGGAGAATTCGTTTCCGGCCTCCATATTTGCCACGGCCAGGGCGCCGTCCGAGGTTCCCGCCACCTTTCCCCATTCCACGTATTCCACGTATTCCATAA